CAGAGCCAGCATCTTACTCATATTTGGGGGCCCTGAGCtaaatgctccataaatgtttgctgatcTAATCAGAAGGAGACCTAGAGCCTCACAACATAAGCCGAACCAACAATTAATGGTGTTGagcatgcaaatattttaaaatgtttattatgtacTTTACATTGAgcacttcagaaaagaaaataattataatgatttCAAAATGCAATTACTGGATTCAATAAATATGCTTTATAATTACGCCCAATCAATATCTACAATATTTGTGGACACTATGTCAGCtagcaaataagtaaaataactattttaatctCAGGGAAGAGAAACACGCATGATCGCTTAAGTCATTtgtcactgtttttttaaaaacatgattcacATTTGTTTCAAGTACCTATACATCCACTGCAAGAGTTAAAGCAGACTACTGACATTAACACCTTCAAACTATGATCTTTGTtacctgaaaagaaaattcagtttaGTACAAACAAATCCAAGAAGAAAATTTCAGGACCCTTGATCAGAAGCTTTGGGGGCTCGTTTGACTTCTCTGCTGCACAGAAAAGTTCGAGTAAGGCTGAGAAAGAAGAGTGTTTGCTTTTCCCATTGAAGACACAATTGAAGGAATAGGTGAACTAGCAAATTCTACAAACTAGCCACCAAGAGGTTACCAATAAAGGACGCTTTGTATGTGTGAGTACATTTAAAAAAGCCTTAGCCAAtgtcacaaaaagaaaacattcagagTATTATTTATGAATGCAAACATAATTGGTTTTTCGTCTTCTAGAAATCATCATCTTTGAAATGCTAATAGGTGAGTCCAAATGTGGTTCTTTCTGATGGGAGAAGCTGCAGGTAGCAGGGGATGGATGACCTACTGATTTACCTTCTCAAAGTACTCTTTGGAAGCAGCTGGATGTGGCTTGATCTGAAAGTACGAAAACATTTAATCAGGTAACTGCCTTTAAGATAACAGTCTCAAAAGTGAGTTGAAAGCTCAGTTTTTAACCCaaagttcttttactttttaaagtgtggtCTGTTTCCTTTAAAATGCGTGGATGGACATTGTTTTAACAGCCTGCCTGATCCCTgatcccaccccaacccccacccctcagcagcCTCACCCATTTGCACACTATCTGCACCCTGGCACCAAGGGTGGGTTCTTTTGTGGGTGCTCCAGGCCAGCATCTCTTGAGGCAATGAGGACCTGGGATCCTTATGCTGGGACCTCATTGCTTTTGGAAAAGAAACCTACTGTAGGAGAATCCGGGGTCCAGTTTGCTGGGCAGACTTCTCCATGGGTTTCCACAAACTGGAATGCCTTCACCAAACGGAGGGTCTCTTCCACACTTCGGCCCACAGGGAGATCATTGACACTCAAATGCTTGATGACTCCATTGGGGTCAATTATGAAGAGACCTCTGCATGAGAATTTGCGCTCATTAGTACTTCGGCAGAATGTTCTAGAGAGAACTAGAAAGTCTAACTTCTACCCACTTTTGTCTTTAATTCTCATCAATAAAGCATTTCTTAAATTCAATCATATGCTTAAACATGGTGTTTTCATTGTTATATAAAAAGCTGATCATCTCCTATTGATGAGATGCCTTAACAAAGGTGTGACTGGACCAGGACAACATGGAAAGCAGGCAGTCACCTTTGCAAATGTGACTGGACTGTCACACAGTCTAAAAGTCATGGAGAGCAAagacttctttcacttattaGTGATATTTAGCAGGTGTTCTTTGAGCTGCCGTATCAAACCTTGGCAAGAAACCATaggcaaaaggaaaagacagagatgtattttatctatattcagtaaatacttatgaAATGAGTGAATTCTTGGGGAAATGGTGGAAAATCCCAGGGGAAATCTTTGCAGAAAGAATTTAATGGCCTTAAATAAGGCCTCAGGGCAGAAATCTAAAGGAAAAACCAAAGTCTGTGTTCATCTTCTGTACAAGTGTTGGTGTTACTATGACATATGCAGATATGTTTAAACCACAGGTTTTAACAGCCCATCTTAAAAGGGTGTGGCATTCCAAGTGTTCACTGTTCAGGGAAGAAGCAAGTAAGAGAAAACAGCAAGGTAAAATGGTGCTTCTTCCTCCCTGGGCCCGGCTCTTGGGGGTCTGGGCTTTGAGGCTTTCAGCGGTCCTGGCGCATGCTCAAGAGAGAGGAGCCAGGCTGGAGTCCATGGTGCAGATGCAGAGCGAGGACGGAGCCCACAGACTCCAGAACGAAAGCCTCATCTTACAAACCAGACTCGGTTACCCTCCCTTGTCAATCCTAATGGTGAAACTAGCAGGGAAGTAACGGCAACACCAGCAAGACCCGACACggaaggggagcctgggcggaAAAAGCCAgcactccttttctccttccctagcCAACTCTGCCAAAGCCAGGCTTTAGTTTATCAAAGAAAGAGAGACTCTGCCTGGAGTAGAAAAGGCCCAAACTCCAAGGTGGAGAACTAAAATCCCAGGGATAACCCAAAAGGAAAGTGGGCCAGAGAAGAGTGAGGTACCAAGACAGAGCAGGTGAGTAGGTTCCAACCAGCCCCAGCAAAACTGCTAGGTGCATCCCAGTGAGGTCCTCATCGGCTTCCCGGAGGTGAAGTTCTGCCCAACCCTCCTTCACTCAGTGGTCATCAAGATGCCATTCTAAGGCCTAAGTTCttattctctgcccccccccccccccccctgcaggAAGCCTGCATTCCTGCATATAGGACTGTTAGAGAAGGAAAGCTTCAACACTCAAAGGAATGAAGCTCTAACTACTGAAAGCACGAGGACAGAAATGACATTCTGGGACAAAGGTCTTCACAGCTACCAGAACCTGTGCTGTAAACTTTGGCTGCCTCCCCTTATTTAGCCCTCCCAACCAACCTGGGAGGTACATTTTCAGTTCAGTGACAGGAAAAGTGGGACTCAGAGAGGTTACATTAACTTTCCCAAAGTCCTACAGCTGTTAAACAAATAGctgggttaaaaaacaaaattcaaactcTGGTCTGACTCGGGCTTGAATAAGATCTCACCCACGCCAGCTTCCTGACTCCTACGGGCTGctggtctccccctccccaaacacgCCAGGAGtgcccccctaccccccgccATGAAAGCGGCTCCCAGGTGGTTAGGGCAAGTGCAGCAGTGTGACCATCAACACTCAGGGTGCTGCAGGGGGCGGGTCTGTCACAGCCATTCTGAAAGCCTCTGCCAACCCTCGCAGCAGGCACTCACTGGCGCTACTAAAGCTAAGGTGAATGAAGGCTTTCTGGGCTTCAAAGCGCTTTACCGAGGTCTCTACAAATCCCCGAAGAAGTGAGATGATGCTAAACACGAAAAACAAAGTTTAAGTTCATAAGGAACAGGATCTTACCTTAGAGCAATACCAGGGCCTTCTAACAGCACGCCGTAGTCTCGGGACATCTGTTTAGTCAAATCTGACAAGAGTGCGATGTTCATGTGGCCCAAACCGCCAttctaataaaaatgcaaacGCGACGGGCTGTTACACTGTCTCAGCCAGGTAACATGATGTCTGAGGCCAACAAGAATGGCAGCAGGCAGCGGGACTGAGCACCGACAGCAGGCCGAGTGCTGCTCTAAGCTCTTTCTGTTAACTCACTTCCTCCTCCCAACCATCCTGGAGCAGATACCATGACAATCAcctttttacaggtgaggaaactggagGCACACAAAGGTTAGGTAACTTGTTCCAGGTCACAGCTagaaagggacagaggcaggattTAAACCCAGCTCATACTGTAaaactttcttttcctaattcttGAAGTATTCTCTTACTTGAAGATTAACTTCTATAGCATAAAAATGGAAGAGTAATAAAGACTTTGAATAGTTTGGTATTGACAGGCTGGGAACACAGCTAGAAATTTTGATTCTCCCAAGCAACTTTTCAGGCAGGAACAATGatcatgcaaaagagtgaaattatTAACCACCGTCCCACAAGCCAGGCCGGGTATGTGGGATGTATAAGGTACAGGTCAGAGAGGAGGCAGCCATGCCCAGCTGGGTCTGCCCCGCTCTGCTGAGACTGGTCTCTGTTACTGTTTGTACCCTGGAAAACACACGAGTGGTGGGCAGTAAATCCAGGCAATGTGGAGGGAGATATGGCGAGAGTTTAACAGAATTTGCCGGGAGTTTAGGACCTACGAACGCCTATTTCAGACTAATCATGCTCTAACAACTTCTAGGCTAGTCTTTCATGGGATCTTTCCAGTCTTTAGGAAGCTAACTGCAAAGGTAGGGTAACTGAGGTCTGTACCTTCCGTGGTGTGTTTATCCAGGCAAGATGGGTGAAGTGGGAATCCACCGAAACTGCAACAACTTCACAGTTCACATCGTGAAACTCATTGGCTTTGTCGCTAAAAGCAACAATTTCGGTAGGACACACAAAGGTGctagaaaaaaagggaagcaatTCCCatcagagaatttaaaaacaaggatTTAGAATTTAAACGATACGTAGTCTGAAGACTAGTTCCACTTGCTTATaggtgaaaaaagcaaaaatggttAACCACCCTCAACGGACTTCCCTTTCTATTGAAGAATCATATcacaagggatgcctgggtggctcagtcagtcaaggagctgactttggttcaggttatgatgtcatggttcgtgagttcgagcccacatcaggctctctgctgtcagcacagagcctgcttcggatcctctgttgccctctctgcctgccccttacctgcttgcAAGCACgcgctcaccctctctctctctctctctctctctctctctctctctcaaacataaaaaaaaaaaatcatatcaaaaaatgggggtgggcaggggaaaaGAGGCATAgtctaagaataaagaaaaaaataaataactttatttatttatttatttttaattttttttttttaacctttatttatttttgagacagagagagacagagcataaacgggggagggtcagagagagggagacacagaatccgaaacaggctccaggctctgagctatcagcacagagcctgacgcggggctcgaactcacgggctgcaagatcatgacctgagccggagttggacacttaaccgactgagccacccaggcgtgcccaaaaataaataactttatgagaaaactcattttattactatctttacttttctcattttcctccagGCCAATGAAAGCTTCCTTGCAGACAGACTGGCTTACAGACACCACTGCTCTGGAGTACAGAAAACAGCTATATCAAAACCCAACCCCACTAAGAATGCCACCTCATCCTCTACAGGTATCAGATTAGCTGCAGCTGCAAGCTGTACTCAGCAAGGCCACTGGCGATAAACAACCCAAAGAACCCTTCCCTTGACCAGAAGAGCAACCAGAGATAGGAAATGTCAGGGGGAAGCAGAGACCTTTGCTGGCTCTCAGAATGACATCAAGCATCACAGGAATTATACTTACAAGTCCAAAGGATAGAAGAAAAGCACCAAATATTTCCCCTTAAAGTCATCAAGGCTTAGGTCTTTGAACTCTCCGTTGACAACGGCAGTGCCCTTAAAATAGGGTGCGTGCTGGGTGACGGCAGGAGCATGGTACGAAGAACCTGAAGGAAGCCCACACGCACGTACAGTTCATCATCTGCTTATTCACGCGCCTACTTGACTTTATTCAAATCTCTCACAGTAACTAATTAGTAGTATAAATTAAAAGGttcagttcaggggcgcctgggtggctcagtcggttaagcggccgacttcggctcaggtcacgagctcgcggtctgtgagttcgagccccgcgtcgggctctgtgctgagggctcagagcctggagcctgtttcggattctgtgtctccctctctctgaccctcccccattcatgctctgtctctctctgtctcaaaaataaataaacattaaaaaataaataaataaaaggttcaGTTCAACTGTACATCTTAGGTCATTTCCCCCCCACCTTCTGTAGTCTAGACTGTATACAAATTCAATTCAAAGTACTATGGGGA
The sequence above is drawn from the Panthera tigris isolate Pti1 chromosome D2, P.tigris_Pti1_mat1.1, whole genome shotgun sequence genome and encodes:
- the PRDX3 gene encoding thioredoxin-dependent peroxide reductase, mitochondrial; translation: MAAALGRFLRASVARHVSAIPWGISASAALRPAASRRTCLTNVLWSGSAQAKLAFSSSSSYHAPAVTQHAPYFKGTAVVNGEFKDLSLDDFKGKYLVLFFYPLDFTFVCPTEIVAFSDKANEFHDVNCEVVAVSVDSHFTHLAWINTPRKNGGLGHMNIALLSDLTKQMSRDYGVLLEGPGIALRGLFIIDPNGVIKHLSVNDLPVGRSVEETLRLVKAFQFVETHGEVCPANWTPDSPTIKPHPAASKEYFEKVNQ